CTCCGCGGCCGCCGTGAGTTCGTCGAGCGCCTGGTTGACGAAGTAGCGCTGCTCGGGATCGCGATCGTCGAGTTCGGACTTGCGCCGCGACGTCCATTCGGCGATTGCGATCACCGCGGCCTCGCCGGCGGTGGAGATACCGAGCGCGTCGGCCACCTCGGCGAGGATCATCCATAGCTCGTCGGGCAATTCGAGCGTTATAGCTTTACCGGCCATCGCGTCAGTCTTAAGCCTTCATCGAAGTTGAACCCTGCGGCCCCGCGGCGGTCAGGCGGCGGGCTCCGCGCCAGAGCACGAATGCGATCGCACAAACCATCACCATCACGACCGACACGCCTTCGCGAATCTGCAGAAACGGCTGCAGCACCGCGAGCAGCAGCATCCCGGCGCAGACCATGATGGCGAGCTGCAGAATCTCCATCATCACGCCGCGCTCCCGATCCTGCAAGGTGACAGCGCCGCCGGCGGCGGCGGGCGCGCGATGGTCGGCGAGCCTGGCCGCAAGCTGGCGCGCCCCGAACAGCATCGCGGCCATCCCAATCACCGCCACCGCCATCGCAAGCAGGTCGCTTGCCAATGCCGTGCGCACCGGCGCGAGCCCAAGGGCAAGCATCTCCCGCTGGATCGGACGGCCGAAGAAATTGATCGCGAGCACCACCGCGGCGACGCAGACACCGCCCGCGATGAGAAAGAAGAGCGGCGCCGCCGCGCCCAGGCGAATGTCCGTACCGGCGCGGCCCGCGTTGACGCGCTCGACCCATAGGTCATAGACGCGCTGCAGGCGAGCCAACGCGTGCGGCGCGCGCTGCTCAATCATCGCGCCGACCGGTTCGCTTGCGCGGATCATGAACGGCGTGGTGAAAGTGGTGATCGCCGACACGGCGACGGCGACGGCGTAGAGAAACGGATGGGCCGCGCCGGTCTCCACTCCGACGCCCGCTATGATGAACGAAAATTCGCCGATCTGCGCGAGGCTCATCCCGGTCTGCACGGCTAGCGGCGCCGGCGTCCCCGCGAGCAGCGCGCCCGTCGTCACCCCCACGATTTTGCCCGCGACGAGCATGCCTACGAGCAGCGCGAGCGCCTGCCAATGCGCCGCGATGAGCCCGGGATCGATCATCATCCCAACCGAAACGAAGAAGACGGCGGCGAAAACGTCGCGCAGCGGGCGGACCAGCTCCTCGAGATGGCCGGCCACTCCCGACTCGGCCACCAGCGAGCCGGCGAGAAACGCACCGAGCGCGACCGAATAGCCGGCCCGTGCGGCCTCCATCGCAAAGGCAAAGCAGATAGCGAGGCTCGCCACGACCAGCGTCTCGTCACGGTCCATCCGCGCGACCAGCCGCACGAGCGGCGGGATCACGAGAATTCCGCCGCCGACCGTCACGAGCAGGTAAATCGCAA
The window above is part of the Candidatus Binataceae bacterium genome. Proteins encoded here:
- a CDS encoding cation:proton antiporter is translated as MIPSLVANSFLEDLALVLSVAAVTTLVFHVVRQPVVVGYLIAGMIVGPYTPGLFVDASRLRGVSELGVILLMFALGLEFSLRRLLRLGPRAAFVTAVQVGLMLWLGYVCGRALGWSALESVFTGALLSISSTTIVAKAFAEQHVGAGLRELSMGVLLCEDLVAVIMLAVLTPLGAGASLSAGALEWTGVRLAIYLLVTVGGGILVIPPLVRLVARMDRDETLVVASLAICFAFAMEAARAGYSVALGAFLAGSLVAESGVAGHLEELVRPLRDVFAAVFFVSVGMMIDPGLIAAHWQALALLVGMLVAGKIVGVTTGALLAGTPAPLAVQTGMSLAQIGEFSFIIAGVGVETGAAHPFLYAVAVAVSAITTFTTPFMIRASEPVGAMIEQRAPHALARLQRVYDLWVERVNAGRAGTDIRLGAAAPLFFLIAGGVCVAAVVLAINFFGRPIQREMLALGLAPVRTALASDLLAMAVAVIGMAAMLFGARQLAARLADHRAPAAAGGAVTLQDRERGVMMEILQLAIMVCAGMLLLAVLQPFLQIREGVSVVMVMVCAIAFVLWRGARRLTAAGPQGSTSMKA